The Oxalobacter aliiformigenes nucleotide sequence CCCAGACACCGGATATCCCGAAAGGATACGGAATCTCGGAAGAAATCATCGGTCGCTGGCTTGAAAAAAGCGGGAACAGGAACAAAATCGTTCTTGCCACAAAAGTCTATCAACCGATGGATTATGGCCCGAACGATAGACGTCTTTCCGCCTACCATATCCGCAAAGCGTGTGAAGACAGCCTGCGCCGTCTGAAAACAGATCATATCGACCTGTATCAGGCTCATCATATCGACCGGCACACCCCATGGGAAGAATTTTGGCAAGCCATGGAACAGCTCGTCCGGCAAGGAAAGATTCTGTATGCCGGTAGTTGCAATTTCGCCGGATGGCATATCGCGTCGGCACAGGAATCGGCGAAACAGCGCCACTTCCTCGGACTGGTTTCCGAACAGAGCATCTATAACCTGAACAACCGTTCGATCGAACTGGAAGTCATCCCGGCTTGCCGTCACTACGGACTCGGGCTTCTGCCCTATAGCCCTCTGGATGGTGGTCTGCTGGGTGGTGCGCTCGCCAGTGTGCAAGGCGGGCGGCGCGACTCTCTTGCCGAACGGCTCAGAAATCATGCCGGACAACTCGAAGCCTACGAAAAACTGTGCCGTGATCTGGGTGAGCGGCCCGGAGATGTGGCACTGGCCTGGCTGCTTCACAATCCGGACGTGACGGCTCCGGTTATCGGCCCCCGGACGACAGAACAACTCTCCGCTAGCCTGAAAGCGCTCGATCTCGGACTTTCACAGGAAACACTTGCCAGTCTCGACCGGATCTGGCCGGGTCCCGGAGAAGAAGCGCCTGAGGCATATGCATGGTAACCCATGCAAGTAGCGGAACATCCCGAACCGAACCATCATGCCACGTCTGTCAGTTTATCAACGGCAGGTTTTGCCGTCACTGCCGGACAACGGCTTCATTACATCAGACAAAACAAGAGAAAACCGTCATGAAAACACTGGTAATCGCATCCCACCCCTACCCTGGCCAGTCACGGGTCATCAAGGCACTTCAACAGACCGCCGTGAACGCGAAAAACGTGACTGTCAGGAATCTCGAAACCTTGTATGGCAGTCATATGGACGGATTCGATATCCGTGAAGAACAGAACGCCTGTGAAAATGCGGACCGGATCGTTTATCTTTTTCCGCTTCACTGGTTCAACCTGACACCGATGCTGAAAGCCTATCTGAACGAAGTCTGGGCTTATGGCTGGGCATTCGGCCCCGGAGGAAACGCGCTCCGAAACAAGGAAATGCTGGTCGTGACATCTGCCGGAGCCGGTGAACATGCCTATTCGGCAGAAGGATCCGTTCGCAGTACGATAAATGACGTTCTCACCCCGATGAAAGCAAGCGCCCTTTACGTCGGAATGAAATATCTCGAACCTCTGGTTCTCTACAATGCAGCCGGCACAGACGACAAGGCGCTGAATGAATTCTGTGAAAAATTCGCCTGCTGTCTGGAAAACCGCCGGTAAAAACAAAAAATTCCCTTCTGCCCGCCCCCGAACATAAACGGATACGGTTTGCGACAGTAAAAAACCGGACACCCGTCAAACTCCGCCGAAAGGTACAGAAAATGGATATAAACGATTTCTTCAATCACGTCGAAAAGAGACTTCCCATCGTTCCAGCTTCCGAAATATATGATTTCATGGTAAAAATCTGTCACGAAACCATGCGCATCACATCGGAAATCAACCGTTCATACCATACCCCGGAAGAACTCTGCCAGCTGATGTCGCAACTGACCGGGGAAAAAGTCGATCCATCCTTTTCCATGTTTCCTCCGTTTTATACCGATTTCGGGAGAAATATCCACCTCGGCAAAAACGTTTTCATCAATTCCGGCTGCTGTTTTCAGGATCAGGGTGGAATCACCATCGGTGACGGCGCCCTGATCGGCCATCATGTGGTACTGGCGACCTTGAATCACGATCTTTCACCTGACAGACGTGCCCATGTCATCCCTGCACCGATCGTTATCGGCAAAAAAGTCTGGATCGGCGCCCATGCGACGGTTCTTCAGGGAGTGACGGTCGGCGACAATGCCGTCATTGCCGCCGGTGCGGTAGTGACAAGGGATGTTCCTTCAAATACCGTCGTTGCCGGTGTTCCGGCCCGGATCGTGAAAACCATCGAACCTGATGCACAGGAACGCATGGTTCCGGTTCCGGAAAAGATTCTGTCTGACGATTCAGACTATCCGTCCACCTGTAAATGAGAGAATCGGGCAAGAATGCAAAAGAAATGTATCTTCAGAACATTTCTCCACATTTTTATACTGGACACGTGATACAGAAAACGGAGGAAAACCATGGAAAAACGTGAACTGGGAAAAAGCGGTCTCGAGGTATCGGCACTGGGTCTGGGTTGTATGGGAATGAGCTTTGGCTACGGGCCGGCCGCCGACGTGAACGACATGATCCGGCTGATCCATGAAGCCGTTGATATGGGTGTCAATTTTTTCGATACGGCGGAAGTATATGGCCCTTTCACCAATGAGGAACTGCTCGGGAAAGCCCTTTCTCCCATAAAGGACAAGGTTGTCATCGCCACCAAATTCGGTTTCAGACCCGATCCGTCAAATGGTGGAGCATGGACAGCCTTGGACAGCCGGCCGGAACATATCCGGGAAGTCGCAGAAGCATCGCTCAAAAGACTGAATGTGGATACGATCGATCTGTTCTACCAGCACCGGGTCGATCCGGATGTTCCCATCGAGGAGGTCGCCGCAACGGTCGGCGATCTGATCGCCGAAGGCAAAGTCCGTCATTTCGGCCTGTCCGAGGCAGGTGCCAGTACCATCCGCCGTGCCCATGCAGTCTGTCCTGTCACAGCCCTGCAAAGCGAATATTCATTATGGTACAGAAAACCCGAGGAAGAAATCCTGCCTTTGCTCGAAGAACTCGGTATCGGTTTCGTTCCATTCAGTCCTCTGGGACAAGGTTTTCTGACCGGTGCGCTCAAGGCGAATTCCACATTCAATGAAGGATTCGATTTCCGGCAGTTTTTCCCGCGGTTTTCGCCGGAAGCCCTGAAAGCGAACCAGCGTTTCGTGGAGAAGCTGCAAACGATGGCAGAAGAAAAAAATGTAACGCCGGCGCAAATCGCACTGGCATGGCTGCTGGCGCAAAAACCCTGGATCGTTCCGATTCCGGGGACGACGAAACTTCACCGGCTGAAAGAAAACGTGGCATCCGTCGATATAAAACTGTCTGCTGATGATTTGCGTATCATCGGCGATTCTCTGGCGGAAATCGAAATTTACGGTGAT carries:
- a CDS encoding aldo/keto reductase, which codes for MRYTHLGRTGLVVSRLALGTMNFGHVTDEAASHAIMDRAVEAGINLFDTADVYGGPQTPDIPKGYGISEEIIGRWLEKSGNRNKIVLATKVYQPMDYGPNDRRLSAYHIRKACEDSLRRLKTDHIDLYQAHHIDRHTPWEEFWQAMEQLVRQGKILYAGSCNFAGWHIASAQESAKQRHFLGLVSEQSIYNLNNRSIELEVIPACRHYGLGLLPYSPLDGGLLGGALASVQGGRRDSLAERLRNHAGQLEAYEKLCRDLGERPGDVALAWLLHNPDVTAPVIGPRTTEQLSASLKALDLGLSQETLASLDRIWPGPGEEAPEAYAW
- a CDS encoding sugar O-acetyltransferase, with the protein product MDINDFFNHVEKRLPIVPASEIYDFMVKICHETMRITSEINRSYHTPEELCQLMSQLTGEKVDPSFSMFPPFYTDFGRNIHLGKNVFINSGCCFQDQGGITIGDGALIGHHVVLATLNHDLSPDRRAHVIPAPIVIGKKVWIGAHATVLQGVTVGDNAVIAAGAVVTRDVPSNTVVAGVPARIVKTIEPDAQERMVPVPEKILSDDSDYPSTCK
- a CDS encoding NAD(P)H-dependent oxidoreductase; translation: MKTLVIASHPYPGQSRVIKALQQTAVNAKNVTVRNLETLYGSHMDGFDIREEQNACENADRIVYLFPLHWFNLTPMLKAYLNEVWAYGWAFGPGGNALRNKEMLVVTSAGAGEHAYSAEGSVRSTINDVLTPMKASALYVGMKYLEPLVLYNAAGTDDKALNEFCEKFACCLENRR
- a CDS encoding aldo/keto reductase, with translation MEKRELGKSGLEVSALGLGCMGMSFGYGPAADVNDMIRLIHEAVDMGVNFFDTAEVYGPFTNEELLGKALSPIKDKVVIATKFGFRPDPSNGGAWTALDSRPEHIREVAEASLKRLNVDTIDLFYQHRVDPDVPIEEVAATVGDLIAEGKVRHFGLSEAGASTIRRAHAVCPVTALQSEYSLWYRKPEEEILPLLEELGIGFVPFSPLGQGFLTGALKANSTFNEGFDFRQFFPRFSPEALKANQRFVEKLQTMAEEKNVTPAQIALAWLLAQKPWIVPIPGTTKLHRLKENVASVDIKLSADDLRIIGDSLAEIEIYGDRFPENIEKGTGI